The Nymphaea colorata isolate Beijing-Zhang1983 chromosome 5, ASM883128v2, whole genome shotgun sequence DNA segment GAACACATCATAACTGAAGAAGGCTACCACCCAGAATGGTAATTCCAAGTTCTAATGCCACAGCCGGTAAACTTATCTCGCACAGGTCATTGTCTCAAACAAAAGTCTAATTCAAAGTTCTAATGCCTCAGGCAGCAAACTTACATTGCCAAGATCACTGTCTTGAACAAAGATCTCCAATTACTCATCAACCCTCAAACATAACTATTAGCACAaatatttgcttattttttggAACTTCATCTTTAACCTAAATTCACACAAAAGAAATCATAGAAAATTCATTTGCAGGGAGAGAAAAAGTTACCTGGGGTACGGGTTCCCTTTCACCACCTTCTGTCCATATTTTCTCCACCGAAACCCATCCTCAAGAATTTCAGATTCTGCAGCAGTTTGTGTAGTACTCTGGGGGTCTTGTACTACTGCACCTTCActaattttcttctctctctttctgaatGTCCACATGGAAGACAAGGAGTGAGGTCAatccttcaaaagaaaaacttcacAAGAGGAAGGGAAAGTAAAGGCACAGACACATAACAATACAGGGCCAGGCCAATGTGCGTGCACACTCACACACACGAACAAATGTATAAAGGTCATTTTACATGTCCGGTATGTTGCTAGGCAGTCAACTACCTTGCATGTCCACTCACTGGCTCTGAAAGCCAATGATGCACGGTCTGTTCTACCAGAACATTAATCAACTGATAGAGGGGGCTGACATCTCATTTtagaaatggagaaaatctgAAGTATCATCAGTCACAAAATCTTTTTTACAAGCGCTTTTCTAAATTTCTGGAAGTACCAGAGCTCATTACAGAAACTCAAGCACAAAGAAGCGTTTCAACATTTCCAGCAAAAACATAAATCTGTTCTTTTCAAGTCGCTTCATCAACCAAGTCTCActgaaaatcagcaaaatttttcatgtgaaaGTCACAATTATATATCAAAGAATCGAAACAATATGAACGGGATTGCACATGTTTATAGTGGTTGAAGGAAGGAAATATCCCTGGCTCAACTATTTTGCACATAAATGAAGGTCTACTGGCTTCTCATATTACCAAAGTATCAGTGGTGAACTCAGAAAAGATCTGCTTCAATGGATCTCTGATTCATACCTTCGCTTACTGGCAGGTTCTTCATCATTACCATCTTCTCCTCTGCTTCCCACCTCACATTCCTCACTAACTCCACAAGAGTTTTCATGGCTTGCGGTACCTGTATTAAGTAGGTTATTCATTGGATACTGTGAAGATGCCAACTTTCCATGGCTCTTTTGAGCATTTGCCAATGGCACTGTTGCATTTTGCTGCTCAACATTGCCACTATTCTTCTCCATATTTTTCTTGCCATGAGAATCACTCAATTGTGGATTGGAGCCATCCCGTCCAACACCTTGGGATACATGAGTTTGACCCTGCCCCTCTGAAGAAACACGCTTGGGAGGCTGCAGCTTTGGATGATTGTGCTCACCCTTATACACAATCTCTGCTATCTTCCCATCAAGAGACCTCTCAACCTTCTTCTTCACCGGACAGTTTGGATGCGTGCACTTATAATAGCTCCGTGGGTACTCACTTCCTTTCACCTGCTTCTGCCCATACTTTCTCCAGTTGTACCCATCAAAAGAAAGTCGGTCTCCACTAGTTGCAGAAGGCATAGTTGTATTACTCTGTTCGGTGTTCTGTGGGACTGGCTTTGGAGACACAATTTCCTGTACTTTATCCAATTGAGGTTGAGTTGGCTTAGGAGCTGCATATGAAGGCGGAGGTTGATGTTTATGATCAAAGTTCCCCTGTTAAAAATAATGGTTCAGCCTTGAATCCCACAAAGCAAAAACTACAACTTCTTGTAAAAAAACATTATGCTTTTCTTAAAGTACTGGTTGCCATGGTGCCACCATGGGAAGTTTCTAGCTTATGTTCATAGGCTGCACAATGGTCACAGAGATTCAAACATACTCTTTTACCCCTCTAAAGTCATGAAATTAACAGAAGATCAGAAATTAGGAGATTATGAGTTCAACCAGTGGACTATAGCAAAGACCCAACAGCAGGCTGAACACCTGACAACAATCTCACCATAAAATAACAAGTTTCAAAATTCAGGTCCAACTTAGATGCTAAGAGCAATCCGTGATACAATGAACAAGCAGATACCAATATTCATATAAAAACAACTTTAGGGTTTTCAAAATTCTTGAACAATATGTCTGATCTTTTTCTGCCTTTTCTTCATGATATTCTCCGAAATTGTCAGCACTGCACTTTATGTGAAAAGATTTACCTACAAAGAATGAGAAACTAAACAGATTTCGATAAGGGAGTATGcccacattttcttttaagcttaaTTGCCATCTAGATATTCAGGTAGCAATATCAACAGCATCAGTAACAATTTCGGCTATTGTTATTACTAATACTAATACTAGTATGAGGAGAAGCAGCGATGCTAGGTCTGGCTCAACACCACTACTCGAGATTGGAGAGAGGGTTTTGAAGTCCAAGTCCGTGAAATTCTTTCCAAAATAGGAAGCTCTGAAATTGTTAACTTTACTGTATAACCCAGCGCGTTAATAATATATTCACCTACCCACTTATCATTGATCAATTTTCCATAAATCTCATCTAGTTATTAGCTTTGGAGACAGCCCAAGCTGCCCAACATCAATTTCTGTTGTCTTTGCATCTCACTTGGATCTTTAGATCAACAATGCAGTCTGTCTACAGTTACTACCAGATCGTTAGTTCCGTAATGGGCACAAAATAAAGTAGAAAAGGAAGAGGGGACAGGGgtgtggggtgtgtgtgtgtttgcgcGGCTgtgggggaaggggaagggaggGGAGAGCAAGAGATGAACCTCACCATATTAGCCAGGAGAGATACAGTGGCTCTTGAAACAACCTTTGCCAATGGTTTGTAAACAACATTGGGTCTTTCCTCAGTCTTCGAAGGCCTATCAGCAGAAGAAGTGGCAGAAGTGCGGGCAGCTGCAGGGGCGGCGGTGGCCGGTGCTGCTGGTGCTGTTGGTGCAGCTCCCACCGTCTGTAGAATTTCCACAAGaacagaaaggaaagagaaaacttAGTTAAACAGCAGAACAAAAACCACAactgaaagaacaaaaagaacgCCAGCTGACACCAAGGAAACCCAGACAAAAGCTCCACAAACCAAAGAAACCAACTACTCAAAACTCCCCAAAAAAGCGAACAACACCAAAAGAACCCGACCACCCACGATCTAAAACCCCATGAAAGCCCGTCAATTCCTAAAACCCACCAAGAATTCGGTCGCACCCACCTTGGGTTGAAGGCCACCAACGGGGAAATGGCTCACGGAGGGCTTCAACCTCACCGTCTTGGGCCGGATTGCGACGGTGGTTGTCGTCGGGGGCTCGGACTCCGGCAAGGTCCTCGGAGGGGTGGCGTTGATGGCTCCGGCCAGTAGCTCGGTGAACGTCCTGAAACCCGTGCAAGAAGGCCGGGAAGCGACGGGCTTGGAAACAACCACCCTCTGCTGCACCTCCTTCCCTTCCattccaccaccaccaccaccaccagggCTGCAACAGAAAACCAATCAAGCTCCGGCAAGTAGGGGCTTCCTCATAATTCCGGTACACCAAACAATCCCCGGCATTGCAGGGTTTGGTGCTTCGCTCACGAACAGTGACTTAAAGAAGCATGGGTGAAATTCGGATGCCTTCAATGCATCaattacagagagagagaaagagagagtctcGTACCAGGACCAGCCTATTATAACTGCCAACGCTCCTGACTCGGAAATAAAGctcagagagggagaaagagagagaacacgTAGTTGTGTAAGAAAATGGCCGTGCACTTCCCAAAAAGCCACGGATCGGTTCAAAAACCATCCAAAACGTCCTGAATGGTTTTGTTCAATCACTAGTTTGtagtttctttcatttaaccaaaaaaaaaaagaaaaaattatttttcacttaatataaaaataagtcaATTAATTTTTAAGTCAATTTCATTGattataataaaattaaatggACGGAGCAtagttattttaatttttataattaattaaaaggTGGGTATACTCGTCGTTCCAGTTGATGGATGGTTCAGGTACTCTTGACTCAACTCAAGACCCCAAAAACAAACGAAATTAAGGGACCTCCGAACCTTATCGAAACAATAGATAACCCTCCCCGTTCACCTAAAATTCATTATCAAACTTAATTATTTAACCTGattaaaaattgtttaaattaaaaaataaaaaaaattacacttaAAAACGAAATCTACaagaattttttataataacaaaCTTCAAGAATTTTGAAACAAAGACAGAAGTGGACGCAGGCCGACTCTTTCTCACACTTCTTTCAAGAAGGCCAAAAAAATGTTGACGTTTCTACGGACTAGTAAAATCCCCAGAATCAGTAcgctttgattttttctttttaatcttttccaACGCTACCAAACGGTTCTAGGacaaattaaaaagtttgaaCTCTAGTTGCCAGTAacaatttttggttttttgctGTTTGACTATGGAGAAAATTGAGTCTGCCAGGAGTTTTTGTCGCACGTTCGAATGTTTAAAATTGTAAGGGTTTTtttgtctcattttttattgtttacacTCGTAAGGATGCATCATGCTTGTGAATGACACCTTGAAACGGCAGTTCGGAGATAAAATGTCGTTTTGCTGCTAAAACGTCGTTTTAAGGTATGTTTGGATCACCAGTACAACTgagtttgtgaaaaaaaaaattcctttttaaCAAAATGGGATCAATATAATAACAAGATGGTATTTGTCCATCCAAACAACTGagtttgtggaaaaaaaaataataattttaacaAAATGAGATCAATCTAATAACAACAAgatgatattttaaaatttgaaaatatgacatgaaaaatttataaattttagtttaacctatatgCAAATTCTGAAAAGGTATGTTTCcactcttgttaaaattttgaaattatattttggttctTGCAATGAAAAATTCTTAGCTTCACTTCTGGTTTGAATTTGGTTTACTCTTTGCATTTATTAAAAGAATTCTATCCACATATTTGTCTTAATTTGGTCTTCCTATTTGCTATTAGCTTTCACtacaactaaaattttcaagtttttatattaaaaaatgcaaatggATCATATTTAACTGCATTAAATTCGATTTTCGCACACTTTCTAACATGTTTAACTCTTTTTAATCCGATCTGATCATGCTTTGATTCATAAACTCCGAGCTTACCATGGACTTGTTGACTGAACCCATGAACAAGGTGAATAATGTGAAAGGTGTCaagttgaagatttttttttttttttcaggtgaCCGGAAGTTTTCGGCAGGCAGTCGTAGCCTTCGGGATCAGCTTGCTTTGTGACCAATATGGTTTAGGACAGTAGTTTCGGGAACTAAGCGGCAACCGCGGGAGTTGACCCAACGATCCCCTTTATGTGCATGCACGCCCCGCGTACACGATTAATCTAATTGAAGACTTAACTTATATATTAGTGTCTtaactttgtcattttgttgcCTAAGCTTTCTCATGATATTGTCCTCATAATACTCGACCGCCGAGGCTTtgttaaaataacaaaagctACACTTACTATATATTTTATGAGATCAAGTACAACTGATAGGCTTCAAACTTGATTACTAACAACCTTCATATCAATTATTCTAAACTTTCCTTCTACAAACACCAAGATCAAGAACTCAAAACGGATGGACAAGTTAGACCATCCACATAATTATGgataggttgtgtttgatagcgtCGGATCTAATCTCCGTCAGGTGTAAatttatagtttaaaaaaaCAGAAGATTTTTCAACTGGAGATCTCAAATCTGTTTTACTTTGCGGAAACCACTGAAACATAGGATCTGAGAtgcaaggctatcaaacatagcAAGATATAAAAGAATACTCAGTTGAACCAGGGGCAGAGATAGGTGGGCGAATGCCCCCACAGAGACGATCTCAAACATTAGTTTAACTCTTGGGACTTGGGTAGACGGGGGTCTAGTTATATTGTACTGTCTCACGAGATCCGGGTCACTGCTCCCGTGATCTGGGTGCAAGTAGGTGGTGTTAACTATGCCGGAGATTTTCAACAAACAAAAtgttatatttttcaaaaaagttaatttaatctataaaaaaaaaatttaaaactatagtgcagcctagaaaaaaaaattgaaaagtatATCTGTTTGGTATGAATAATCAGTGGACTTTATTGCCCCTTAAGTTTATAAGGTCACTAGGTTCTTCCCTTACTAACCAAGGAACCACATGTGACCAGAATCAGCAGAGCTTCTTGGTCAAAAGAAAGGCATGACAGTAAAAAgtgaaaagttttaaaaaattagttgttTATGTGCGCCTGTTGTCTAGAAAAAAGAGCCCAAATGAATTTTATAACTGAAGAAGGTCAGATTGGTGCTCAACTAAGTTTCCATGAAATGCATGTGCCTAACTTAAGCTTATTTTCTAATTGTGTAGTAATTTTTAATAGATTTACTTGAGCATggtatttttcaaatttttttcttaaaaaaaaaaagaaattccatAAAAAATATTCAACCAACCATATACCATTTgaaatttccattattttgtGCATTCTGGGCCTCTAGACACTAGCCAGGTGGATGAAGTTCTTATTGGTGTTCGAGAAAAAACCGAAgattaatatgtaaatgagttgagttcgagttcgagaTTATCGAAATTGATGAAACAACTAGAATTTCAATAAGATTGGTAATTCTTAATTTGAGCGCTCCTAATTACCATCAATCGGATTCGGATGCGAAGAtcttaattaataaaatatgaGTTAGATAATTTGCTAGATTTGATATTCTCGTGTTGGATTAAGAATAAAGCCGAAAATTTTCCTTGATTAGTATACTCTAAGTAGGGATCTGCCTGATTCTGGGGACTAAGATCATCAAGCTTTTAGAAACCGAAAGTTATtgtgaaaaagtaaaagaaaagaaaagaaaaacctttcAGGTGACAATTGACCTTAGAGTCAAGTGTCTTGAAAATTGGATCTGTACCGAATCATCTGATTCACCGATTCTATATAATAACTTGTGAATTAgctaaaaatgattttttacaaaatattttccaaaaataatagaaaaatatatgaaaatcaatgaaaatgtgataaaaaaaatgttaaaatattcTCACCGAATAACATTGGTTCATGACCGGTTCGATTCGATAGGGACGTTGTTTCTGATCAGAAAGGAAACCAGTAAAAAGAACTACTGCTTTTCAGACGGAGCCttcctttttaaaaaaggaaCACCTACCTTTTAATGATCATAAAAGTAgtaaacaataatataaaaTGATTTATTCCTCACTGTGAAGTTGCTCACATATCTATGTTTTGCAATAAAATATAAGATTAGTTCCTACCAGTCAAAGTCACTCAcctgtattatatatatatatatatatatatatatatatatatatatatatatatatatatatatatatatatatatatatatatagagagagagagagagagagagagagagagagagagagatggcattTCCCATGCATATCCGACAATACTTCAGTAGCACATCATGTTTTTGACGTTCGGAACATTGGTAATTTactaagaatatatatatatatatatatatatatatatatatatatatagagagagagagagagagagagagagagttgacaGTTCCCATGCGTATCCAACAATACTTCAGTAGCACATTCATGTCATTGAAGTTCGGAACATTGGTAATTTGCTAAGAATTATTTGAACAAATTTTTAGAGAAACCAACTCGAGGATCCACCGGCACCAAAAAGTTTTACATGATTTAACGTATGATTGATTTCTTCAAGTCCTAGAGAAAATTTAAATGTAACATTGattctataaaagaaaaaacaacatgaaGGAGATAGTACTGACCCAATCCCATTATTCCATCCCCTTCCAACCAAAAGTTCCAAATTTCgagaacagaaaaataaaatcgACCGGGCAACCTAACTTGTAAGCTATGCATGAATAAACAAATGGGGTAGATGTACCCTCATATCAAATTTCTAATACATACATGcataattaaattaattaattaattggtAGTTTAATCAAGAATTTATGGGGAGCGTGGCCCCATGCCTAATTcagagtatatatatacatatatataatcaccGTGAAAGTGCCGATGtatttaatatattatatattatatatatataattaattaatagtTTATTTAAACATTTATGGAGAGAGTGGCATCGAGCCGAAGAAAAAGGACAGAGCCAATTTAAAATAGCGGTTCATGCAGGGGGGGCAAAGGGGGGCCTGCTCCcaacaaaatatataataaatatttcatTAAATAATAACACTTTATGGCTGGTAGGgccccagaagaagaaggaagcgCTAACCCTAAATTTGAGAGTTAGGTGAGGTTGGAAGCGTTGGTGGTGGGGAAATCGTTAGCACGTGAGACTGTCCCCCCACCCAGGCCAGGCCCCCAACCTCCACCAGCGTCCCGGTCAACCGCCGGCCTCCCTCACTGACTGGTAGTTATATGTGGCCCAGCCTCCTCCTTTGACTCGCCCCTCccgtctcgtctcgtctcgtctcggTCCCCAGCGGACCGCCCCGGTACGTCCGGAATCGCGGACCGGACCGTCGCGGGCTTTGACTTCTTATGACgaccaaaatgcccttgctCCGAGAATCTAGCTAAACATGTTTAGGAAGCCGGATTATTTTATCCGCGGCCCAATCACATGTGGAGGTCAATCACCTGGCATCATGTGGTTGGGAGGGTCTGGACTTAGGGTTGGCATAGTAGGAATGGGCTGGGACCGTTCGAGCCGACAAGTGCGGTTTCATTCTCATGGGTGTCAACTCCTTGTGCTGCTGATCGAGGCGTGGGCGAGCGTATGGACTCCGAGAGTCCATCACCGAAAGGAATTTGCTGCTATTTGTCGGGATTTCAAGGCAGGGCAGGACCTatgtgtgggcagctgcccacacagATATGCCCTTTTGTCCACAATGGACTGGGCCCCAAAGAGCCTTCTTTATTTGTGCCTCCGAGGCCCGACTAAAGTTATTTGGTGCCCTTCAGCTAAAAACTTCTGGCTCTATCATGCATGGGTTCTAGACCAGTATATTGTTCGACGataccgaaaaaaaaaaaaatcattttgatacATCTTCCCAAAAGAATAGTTCCAGAGGTCCAAACTTCAAATGGGTAATGCGTTCACAGATAGACGAAATCTCTTGAGTCTTACATCTCAGTATGGATCCAAAGGAGATCCAGATCTTCCACATGCCTGATAATAGACACTGTCCCGCTGTTGGGTTATGATTTTTGCCAAGTCCACCTGATCTAGAGATCCAGTGGCCGACTAATTGGATCCGACCTCTTTCTTGCATGTTCAAGACTTGGATCTGATATCGAACCACTCAGATTTGAGAGCCTTCCTTTTCACCCGTACCAGGTTAGGCAGCCTTTAAGCAGCTACGTCTGAAGTAGATCCAAACATTTTTCTAATGGCAAGATGAAACCCCCTTTTCTCCTCAAGCTTGGTGTTAGGTAAATCTCTACCAGTGATGCAGCTCCAGTATTAAACACTAGACTAGGGTTGAAATTAAGAAGGCTGCCAGATTCGGCTGTAATAAATGTGATTCCCAATATCATATCCAAAATGTTTTCAGTAGTTCGATCACAAGTCTTATGTCTAACCGAGGTATCGACACAGCCCTAGACcctgagcgagagagagagagatacagtTTCAACTCTCATATCCATGTA contains these protein-coding regions:
- the LOC116255078 gene encoding WRKY transcription factor 44-like, coding for MEGKEVQQRVVVSKPVASRPSCTGFRTFTELLAGAINATPPRTLPESEPPTTTTVAIRPKTVRLKPSVSHFPVGGLQPKTVGAAPTAPAAPATAAPAAARTSATSSADRPSKTEERPNVVYKPLAKVVSRATVSLLANMGNFDHKHQPPPSYAAPKPTQPQLDKVQEIVSPKPVPQNTEQSNTTMPSATSGDRLSFDGYNWRKYGQKQVKGSEYPRSYYKCTHPNCPVKKKVERSLDGKIAEIVYKGEHNHPKLQPPKRVSSEGQGQTHVSQGVGRDGSNPQLSDSHGKKNMEKNSGNVEQQNATVPLANAQKSHGKLASSQYPMNNLLNTGTASHENSCGVSEECEVGSRGEDGNDEEPASKRRKREKKISEGAVVQDPQSTTQTAAESEILEDGFRWRKYGQKVVKGNPYPRSYYRCTNLRCNVRKYVERSSIDPGAFVTTYEGKHNHEMPGFRSSSGDAPDLDSQACNEAKH